In Paraburkholderia flagellata, a genomic segment contains:
- the tssJ gene encoding type VI secretion system lipoprotein TssJ produces the protein MQRIESTAAYHGALPGVMASHVPCTLPHANLRRLAGKWLKSVFLSALLLSTACKSPPPPPPPTAIKVNVVVLATANPDSKGRPSPIVVRVYELKSTAAFDSADFFTLYGKDQATLGADLNAKNEFLLRPGESKSFEQVVQPGTKYVAIVAAYRDIERSRWRAVAPVPPNRTTSLAVKVDAADVVIGPP, from the coding sequence ATGCAAAGGATCGAATCGACCGCGGCGTACCACGGAGCGTTGCCGGGCGTCATGGCCTCGCATGTGCCTTGCACGCTCCCCCATGCCAACCTCCGCCGGCTTGCTGGCAAATGGTTGAAGTCTGTTTTCTTGTCCGCGCTGCTCCTGTCAACCGCATGCAAATCGCCCCCTCCCCCTCCTCCGCCAACGGCCATCAAGGTCAACGTCGTCGTGCTCGCAACCGCGAACCCCGATAGCAAAGGCAGGCCTTCGCCCATTGTCGTGCGCGTCTATGAGTTGAAGTCCACCGCCGCGTTCGACAGTGCCGACTTCTTTACGCTATACGGTAAGGACCAAGCGACGCTCGGTGCTGATCTCAATGCCAAAAACGAGTTCCTGCTGCGCCCAGGAGAGAGCAAAAGCTTCGAACAGGTCGTCCAACCCGGCACGAAATACGTTGCCATTGTCGCCGCGTACCGCGATATCGAACGCTCGCGCTGGCGCGCCGTTGCGCCTGTGCCGCCGAACCGGACCACCTCGCTCGCGGTGAAAGTCGATGCGGCAGACGTGGTCATCGGCCCACCTTGA